The DNA window GAATCAGCTGACAGGGGAGAAGATGAACCAACCTGACACTGTCTGCGCAGCACGATGCAGGGATGAGCCAGGACGTTCTCTGTgaacagactgaaaacacacacacacaccttctttactgcttttattctgaaatcagCTGTCACCTCTCACATGTGCTCAATTAACAAACTACCAGTAAATTAATGAGTTTCCAACCTGACCAGTCCGATTCCAAAGCCGGCAAATCTGTTCAGCTGctctgaaaacacaagaaaacctttttatttctaCGGAACATTTCACACTGAGACAGAAACTGTTTTTATCTGaatctgtttcctctttatCAAAACTTTACATCAGAATTCAAATATAACTGAATGCGTCAATAGCATCAAGTTATTCTGCGCAGTAGAATCAGTCTGGAGGTGTTTTACTTCATGGATCACTGTGTTCACACAGACCAGGAACTTATGACACGTTACTCCCGGTCAGTTGTCCTTGTTGTcgtgttagcatgctagctcAAATCTGCGTATGAGAAATGTGCACTAAGCTATGTAGCTGTTAGCCTGGGAGCTAACGCACCGACCTACCGACAGGCGGTACTCCGGGCTGCGGAGCCTCCCATCCACCTGCAGATCCGGGGCCTCCGCGCTCCGCCAGTGGGTCCTCGCACTGCGGGGTCCGCTCTCCGTGGTGCAGGTTGCGGCTGCCGGGGATGTCCGGTGGCGTTGTGACCCAGTGGTGGTGTTGAAGCTCCGCGGGGGCTCCGGCGCTCCTGACCGGGTAGCTGACTCCATACAGCGGGTCATCGCGGCCCCGGTAGCCGAGTCCATCGAAGCTGTCCGGCCGCCTGGAGGCCATCGGAGGATCGGTGAGCGGACTGACAGCGGAGGAACCGTGACTCAGAGCCGGTGAACGGATTCAATCACGTCCCGGTGAAGCGACGAGAGGACGTTGAAAATGCGGAGAGACGTCACCGGATGATTTGACCCGAGATCAACACCAAGTGTTCTCTTCTTCACGGGCTGAGTAAACTCCAGGTAGGGAGCTCACCACTGCCCCGTGTGGCAGCAGCATTCAGTGTCACGTCTCACAAAATATGAAGCAACCatagaaatacataaaaactatatgtgtatatatatatatatatatatatgtatatatatatatatacacacacaggctgaaaaatgtagttttcatttaaaaaaattctggtTAAAATATTCCTTTggatttacacatttattcCACAGAACAGAAGCTGATGACAACATTCTTCATTAACTTtattaagttttgttttttttataattccaGCATTTGTGACAATTACAACATTTTCAGACTCAGATAAAAAATGTTCCTTCACAAGTTTTCCTCATGTTGTTATCAAAATCAAATCTCAACGAGTCAATTCAAACGAGGAAATCAAACCTGAcaataccaacacacacaaaaccaacgTGGCCCCTCACACGCCAACAGCACCTGGACAAAAGTATATGGACACCCTTCATCGAAAATACACCTGCTCACTGTGGACACCTGATAATGTCCGAAAGTATGTAGACTCACGAAATAGAAATCAAGTAACCTATCTGTCCCTGTAATTTCATTGGTCCACGAAGTAAACTCCACCTACCTCAGAGTGaatcaatttatttaaaaaaaaaaaaaaaaatcacaacataTCACAACATCTGACGCTGCCATGAATGACACTTCATCTGACGACAAGAGATAAAAGACCAACGTTGTCAGGTCATGGTGAACGAAGAGCAGCAGACGATTAACGACAGATATAATGTTGACGTTGATAAGCAGCAGCTACACATCAAACACTGGCCTCCAGTCACAGCACATTGTACGTCAGGACGTTTCCACCTGTTGGCCACATTAAGGCAAACATTAAGGCAAACGGTGTCGAGTTTAAGGCCCAGAACAAGTAAATTGAATCAATTAAGTTATTTACTATGTGTTAATGTCAACTCGTGTTTCGtggttttttaaaagaaaacttggGAAATTATCAATGTAGATGTGAAAAAAGTATCTGAGCCCTGATTGGCCGACTCACAACCAGTCAGattctcaaacacaaactggaccaataattcatttttaaatgttttcataaaaagTGTAAATATTTGGTGTCaacaagaaaatgattttccattttcagtGAAGTGTAATGTCCGATGTTCTGTTGTTGATGAAAGTTGAATTCTCTTGATTAATGAAAGAAGTGACTCGTGgacaatttttaaaataaaacatttgagaacaaaagatttttaaatgatgattttTCTATAATTAAAGTGTATattcaattaatcaaattatttaaatactttgctATGATTGGCTTTTCAAATAAGCTGCCAACGATGCTAACTTAAAGAAGTGTATGTAAACTACGTACTTTTTTTTGGCTAACAGCAGCTACGACTAATCTGTTGACATGGCACagaaaatagattaaaaaagaataataagtGGATCTGGCCAATCAGAACTTTCTAATGTGATCcaggctctgattggctgactggTCTGGTAGAAAACTCAATGAtaaatgatttttgttttctgtaaagcAAAGATCTTTCCTTTATGTTTGTTATAGTGCATGCTATCCTACAACAAGGTGTTACCATGGTTATTGACTAAAATTAGTAATGTAGTGTTTCATGTGCTAGCTGAAAATGTGAAACCATCCTGGTGGTTTGTAGTTTCAGTAGCACGTTGGCTAGAGCACTAATAAAGAGTGAAAGTAGTTGTTAGTATTTATCGATTGTGATCAGCAGAAATTAAACCTCCAGACGCAATGCTGATTAGCATGTTAGCTAATGGCAGTGCTCGGTAATGTCGACGACTACCGCCTTCCTCCAGCTGAACAGGAAATAGCCCATCCCAGCACCGGCTGCCACGGCGATGCACAGGTAACCGTTGTAGGTCATGAATACGAGCATCAGGAAGTAGCTGACGACCACCTGGACGATGTGCAACAGGGTCTGCATGAAGTGGCCGGGGCTTAGCATCCGCTGCCTGAGAATGTGAGTGGAGGGGATATGAATTCCTGTTAGCATTGCATCTTACATATTGCTCTTTACATGAAATTACTGTTAGCATTTCTGTTAGCATTAGTTGTACCACTCATCTTTAACTATTTTCATTAAGATGTTTATTGGGattagaaacacacaaacagaaaattgCATTTAAACGAGTGTAAATGTAAGAAAACATGTTACAATAGAGACAAAATGATAGAGAGAGTGTAAGTAATCAGGAATCAATGTCAGTCTCATCGCAGGTTTTCAGCAGAACCAGCACCTGCACCATACCCTGCACCAGAACCTGCACCAGAACCTGCACCAGAACCTGCACTAGAACCTGGACCAGGTTCAGAGCCAGGACGCTCAGTTACCTGACGTCAGGTCCTGAGAGGCATAACTTTACTCCAAAAGAAGGGTCCGCCCCCTCCAAACACTGACTGTCAATCACTGAGCTGACATGAACACATTACACGACATTACAGACGACCATGTGACAGACCTGATCTGCAACTAAAGACATTTGtcattataatattttaaaaaaaattttaatgttcctttatcatttgttttatcgttctttatatttttgcacttttcattgtttttcatttcgttacattatgttgttttttgtagtTTACAGTTCGTTGTTAGCATTAACATCATCAACCTACCCGACTGTCTTGTGTGTCTCCATCAGCATTGTCCCATCAGCCCCGGGGAGCGGCATGGAGTTGTAGCGCACGTTGACCTGACTGCGACGCAGCAACACTTCACGTCCAATCTTTAGTCCCTCGTACAGGACGGCCAATAGGAAGCAACCGATACATGCCCCGACCATCTCTGATTGGACAACAGGTGGACAGGGAGGGTCTCAAAAAAATACTTGTATAAAAGCAACACAATTCTATGTCTGTCGAACCTCTGACCTCCAGGTGAGTTGATGAGCAGTCCAGTGAACAGCAGCTCCACGTTGTGGTAGCCAAAGTAGAAGGTCATCACCTAGTTAACAACAGCAGCGTTAGCATGTTAGCTCAATCCTGCTGTGTTGGCATGTTTATACAATGATATCACGGTTAGCATAACGTAGCATGTAATGGTGACATATCCTGCCCCTCACCATCCCCATGTGTCCTCCATGGTTCCCATCATGCCCTCCTCCCCCGTGGTCGTGTCCGCCGGTGGTGGCCGTGGTCATGGCTTGGTGATGGTGGGTATGATCCATGGTGCTGTTAGGAAACAACACAAGTTATTCTCTGCTCCAAGAGAAGGATTTCgagaacacaaatgtgtgaGTCGGTTTCTCTGGACATGGACTCACTCCTACCTTGGTTTGGCTCCTCTTTTACAGTGATGCTGACTCGtccagtgagagacagagactgaacACCAATGACATCAAAGCAGAGCTGTAACCACGGCTACAGTCCGACATCACTGAGCAGACACCCTGTTGTAATCTGATTGGCTGCCGGACCCTGAGGCTACAAAAGGTCGAAGGAGCCAATCAGAGTGCTCTGTTGTTCTGTCTGCCATCAGCCAATTAGATTACAgaattgttaacattaacaggAAGGTCGGTCGTCGCCCTCGGCAATTCTTGTTATCCTGTTTTCTGTTGGAACGAGTCAGCATCACTTTGTGAAAAAAACTAATGTGAACtctattttttaaacaacagcAGTTGATGTATGAAATCTTAACAACTCATTTACGCTGCGTCACAAGTTCACAACTCCGACCCATGTGTCGGAGCTCAGGAGTGTCACTGGGATGAAACTGTGCCTCCTGGTGTCTTAACACAGAAATGACTGAGctgaaacagcagcaacagctgtatttcacagaaaaacacaaacacaacttctatgttggaaaaacaaatctgtcagTTTACCTGGAGAGGAGACAGCGAGGGCCAATCGAGCACTGAAGAGACTgtcaggaagagagggaggagaagagagagagagttaaacGGACAATAAAATAGAGATAAAACAGACCATctcc is part of the Paralichthys olivaceus isolate ysfri-2021 chromosome 18, ASM2471397v2, whole genome shotgun sequence genome and encodes:
- the slc31a1 gene encoding high affinity copper uptake protein 1 isoform X1 gives rise to the protein MDHTHHHQAMTTATTGGHDHGGGGHDGNHGGHMGMVMTFYFGYHNVELLFTGLLINSPGEMVGACIGCFLLAVLYEGLKIGREVLLRRSQVNVRYNSMPLPGADGTMLMETHKTVGSVIDSQCLEGADPSFGVKLCLSGPDVRQRMLSPGHFMQTLLHIVQVVVSYFLMLVFMTYNGYLCIAVAAGAGMGYFLFSWRKAVVVDITEHCH
- the slc31a1 gene encoding high affinity copper uptake protein 1 isoform X2, coding for MDHTHHHQAMTTATTGGHDHGGGGHDGNHGGHMGMVMTFYFGYHNVELLFTGLLINSPGEMVGACIGCFLLAVLYEGLKIGREVLLRRSQVNVRYNSMPLPGADGTMLMETHKTVGQRMLSPGHFMQTLLHIVQVVVSYFLMLVFMTYNGYLCIAVAAGAGMGYFLFSWRKAVVVDITEHCH